Proteins co-encoded in one bacterium HR11 genomic window:
- the mmgD gene encoding 2-methylcitrate synthase produces MTELLPYSPGLENVVATTTRISYLDVEHEQIVVRGYDLIELARKRPYLDVAYLLFYEKLPDADEAAAFRTAVRQEAFLPPEMYRLLALLPKTTDPMDALRTGLSFLAGYEDPAFLADTSREANLRKGLRILAKAPIVAANAYRALQGQAFVEPDPALDFSENFLWMILGRRPDELTVRVFDTILTCYIEHELPNSTFAARVIASTLSDIYAAVVGAVASLKGPLHGGANEAAIRMLLEIYEQGGAARAEAYVLDKLRRKERIMGFGHRVYMRRYDPRALLLRDFIPLLVDRRPEGRELYAIYQTVEAVMAREKGIHPNTDYPIGFLLYLMEVPIPLYTPIFLCARVAGLVAHVVEQHENNRLYRPRVLYEGPRGLSVP; encoded by the coding sequence ATGACCGAACTCTTACCCTACAGCCCGGGACTTGAAAACGTCGTCGCCACGACGACCCGTATCTCCTACCTGGACGTCGAGCACGAGCAAATCGTCGTCCGGGGCTACGACCTCATCGAGCTGGCCCGAAAGCGGCCGTATCTGGACGTGGCCTACTTGCTCTTTTATGAGAAGCTTCCCGACGCCGACGAGGCCGCTGCCTTCCGGACCGCCGTCCGGCAGGAGGCGTTCCTCCCCCCCGAGATGTACCGCCTGCTGGCCCTGCTTCCCAAGACGACGGACCCGATGGACGCCCTCCGGACGGGCCTCTCGTTTCTGGCCGGCTATGAGGACCCGGCGTTTTTGGCCGACACGTCCCGCGAGGCCAACCTTCGGAAGGGCCTCCGTATCCTGGCCAAGGCGCCCATCGTCGCCGCCAACGCCTACCGGGCCCTCCAGGGCCAGGCCTTCGTCGAGCCCGACCCGGCCTTGGACTTTTCGGAAAACTTCCTGTGGATGATCCTGGGCCGGCGGCCCGATGAGCTGACGGTCCGGGTCTTTGACACGATCCTGACGTGCTACATCGAGCATGAGCTCCCGAACTCGACCTTTGCGGCGCGGGTCATCGCCTCGACGCTGTCGGACATCTATGCGGCCGTCGTCGGGGCCGTCGCATCTCTCAAGGGGCCCCTCCACGGGGGGGCCAACGAGGCGGCCATCCGGATGCTCTTGGAGATTTACGAGCAGGGCGGGGCCGCCCGGGCCGAGGCCTATGTCCTGGACAAGCTCCGTCGGAAGGAACGTATCATGGGCTTCGGCCACCGGGTCTACATGCGGCGATACGACCCCCGGGCGCTCCTGCTCCGGGACTTCATCCCGCTCTTGGTCGACCGTCGGCCCGAGGGCCGGGAACTCTATGCGATTTACCAGACGGTCGAGGCCGTCATGGCCCGGGAAAAGGGAATTCATCCCAATACGGACTATCCCATCGGTTTCCTGCTGTACCTGATGGAGGTCCCCATTCCGTTGTACACGCCGATCTTCCTGTGCGCCCGGGTCGCCGGCCTCGTCGCCCACGTCGTCGAACAACACGAGAACAATCGCCTGTACCGGCCTCGCGTCCTCTACGAAGGCCCTCGGGGCCTGTCCGTCCCATGA
- the Dml gene encoding 2,3-dimethylmalate lyase, translated as MVWLVTSPPMEHPARQLRRLLATGDVLVAPGVFNALVARIAQRLGFRVLYFSGAAFSASLGLPDLGLFTLDELADAVRWIVRATGLPVIVDADTGFGEALNVLRTVRELEAVGAAAVQIEDQVLPKRCGHLEGKEVIPAEAMAEKVAAAVQARQELLVVARTDARATHGLEEAIRRARLYREAGADIIFPEALTSEAEFRTFAEAVPGPLLANMTEFGKTPYITVEQFRRWGYQIVIFPVSALRVAARAVEAFLRDLREKGTQVDWLDRMQTRAELYDLIGYADYEALDRRLAASGKDRQ; from the coding sequence ATGGTGTGGCTCGTGACGTCTCCGCCGATGGAACACCCGGCCCGGCAGTTGCGGCGTCTCCTGGCGACGGGGGACGTCCTCGTGGCGCCCGGCGTTTTTAACGCCCTCGTCGCTCGTATCGCCCAACGCCTGGGATTTCGCGTTCTGTACTTTTCAGGTGCCGCCTTTTCGGCGAGCCTGGGCCTGCCGGACCTGGGCCTCTTCACGCTGGACGAGCTGGCCGACGCCGTCCGCTGGATCGTCCGGGCGACGGGCCTGCCCGTCATCGTCGATGCCGACACGGGGTTCGGCGAGGCCCTCAACGTCCTGCGGACGGTCCGGGAACTCGAGGCCGTCGGGGCGGCGGCCGTGCAAATCGAGGACCAGGTCCTGCCGAAGCGGTGCGGCCATCTCGAAGGGAAAGAGGTCATCCCGGCCGAGGCGATGGCCGAGAAGGTCGCCGCCGCTGTACAAGCCCGCCAAGAACTCCTCGTCGTCGCCCGGACCGACGCCCGGGCGACCCACGGCCTGGAGGAGGCCATCCGCCGGGCCCGGCTGTACCGGGAAGCCGGGGCGGACATCATCTTTCCCGAGGCCCTGACGTCGGAGGCCGAATTTCGGACCTTTGCCGAGGCCGTCCCGGGTCCCCTCTTGGCCAACATGACCGAATTCGGCAAGACGCCGTATATCACGGTCGAGCAGTTTCGCCGGTGGGGCTATCAGATCGTGATCTTCCCCGTGTCGGCCCTGCGGGTCGCCGCCCGGGCCGTCGAGGCCTTTCTCCGGGACCTCCGGGAGAAGGGCACGCAGGTCGACTGGCTCGACCGGATGCAGACCCGGGCCGAGCTGTACGATCTCATCGGATACGCCGACTACGAGGCCCTGGACCGGCGTCTGGCGGCTTCAGGGAAAGATAGGCAGTAA
- the sdhA gene encoding Succinate dehydrogenase flavoprotein subunit — MVRYHRYDAVIVGAGGAGLSAALHASGAGRVAVLSKLYPTRSHTGTAQGGIGAALGNMEEDHWEWHMYDTVKGSDYLADQDAVEILCREAIEAVYELERMGLPFDRTPDGRIAQRRFGGHTREYGKAPVMRSCYAADRTGHMILQTLYQQCIKRNVEFFNEYLVLDVLIHDGQACGVVAWNIQQGGLEVFHSKAVLFATGGCGRIYKVTSNAVSLTGDGMAVVFRRGIPLEDMEFYQFHPTGIYKMGILLSEAARGEGGVLRNGLGERFMERYAPTIKDLAPRDIVSRAIYLEIREGRGVNGRDYVHLDLTHLGREVLEKKLPDITEFVRTYLGLDPARDLIPIQPTAHYAMGGIPTDVHGRVVVDARNTPLPGLYAAGEVACVSVHGANRLGTNSLVDIVVFGRRAGKHMARFVQETDWPPLPPNPTEVAEHLIAHFLQGNGTESVSRIRDELQTVMMEDASVFRTGASLRHAWDVLRGLRERYCRSGIQDKGQVFNLDLVEALELGFLLDCAEALVASALFRTESRGAHYREDYPQRDDANWLKHTLAFRQDDGTIRLDTKPVVITRFMPQERKY, encoded by the coding sequence ATGGTGCGATATCACCGTTACGACGCTGTCATCGTCGGCGCCGGGGGCGCCGGTTTGAGTGCGGCCCTTCATGCGAGCGGGGCCGGGCGGGTCGCCGTCCTCAGCAAGCTGTATCCGACCCGTTCTCACACGGGAACGGCCCAGGGGGGCATCGGGGCCGCCCTGGGGAACATGGAAGAGGACCATTGGGAATGGCACATGTACGATACGGTCAAGGGGAGCGACTACCTGGCCGACCAGGATGCCGTCGAGATCCTGTGTCGGGAGGCCATTGAAGCCGTCTACGAGCTGGAGCGGATGGGTCTTCCCTTTGACCGCACGCCGGACGGCCGCATCGCCCAGCGCCGTTTCGGGGGCCATACCCGGGAATACGGCAAGGCGCCCGTCATGCGGTCGTGCTATGCCGCCGACCGCACGGGCCACATGATCCTGCAGACTCTCTATCAGCAGTGTATTAAGCGGAACGTTGAGTTCTTCAATGAGTACCTCGTCCTGGACGTCCTGATCCACGACGGCCAGGCTTGCGGCGTCGTCGCCTGGAACATCCAGCAGGGCGGCCTGGAGGTCTTTCACAGCAAGGCCGTCCTCTTTGCAACGGGGGGTTGCGGCCGCATTTACAAGGTCACCAGCAACGCCGTATCCCTGACGGGCGACGGAATGGCCGTCGTCTTCCGGCGGGGCATCCCCCTCGAGGACATGGAGTTCTATCAGTTTCACCCGACGGGCATTTACAAGATGGGCATCCTCTTGTCGGAAGCCGCTCGCGGCGAGGGCGGCGTCCTGCGGAATGGCCTCGGCGAACGCTTCATGGAGCGCTATGCCCCGACCATCAAGGACCTGGCGCCCCGGGACATCGTCTCCCGGGCCATCTATTTGGAAATCCGGGAGGGCCGGGGCGTGAACGGCCGGGACTACGTCCACTTGGACCTGACCCACCTGGGCCGGGAGGTCCTTGAAAAGAAGCTCCCGGACATCACCGAATTCGTCCGGACGTACCTGGGCCTCGACCCGGCGCGGGACCTCATCCCGATTCAACCGACGGCCCACTATGCCATGGGCGGCATCCCGACGGACGTCCACGGCCGGGTCGTCGTCGACGCCCGAAACACGCCCCTGCCGGGGCTGTATGCGGCCGGCGAGGTCGCCTGCGTGTCGGTCCATGGGGCCAACCGCCTGGGGACGAACTCCCTGGTCGACATCGTCGTCTTCGGCCGTCGGGCCGGCAAGCACATGGCCCGCTTCGTCCAGGAGACCGATTGGCCGCCCCTGCCGCCGAATCCGACGGAGGTGGCCGAGCATCTGATCGCCCACTTCCTGCAGGGAAACGGGACCGAGTCCGTCAGCCGGATCCGGGACGAACTCCAGACGGTCATGATGGAGGACGCCTCCGTATTTCGCACGGGAGCCTCCCTGCGGCACGCCTGGGACGTCCTCCGGGGTCTCCGGGAGCGGTACTGTCGGTCCGGCATCCAGGACAAGGGCCAGGTCTTCAACCTCGACCTGGTCGAGGCCCTCGAACTGGGCTTCCTGCTGGACTGTGCGGAGGCCCTCGTCGCCTCGGCTCTGTTCCGGACCGAAAGCCGCGGCGCCCACTACCGGGAGGACTATCCCCAGCGGGACGACGCCAACTGGCTGAAGCACACGCTGGCCTTCCGGCAGGACGACGGTACCATTCGCCTCGACACCAAGCCCGTCGTCATCACCCGATTTATGCCCCAGGAGCGGAAGTATTAA
- the sdhC gene encoding Succinate dehydrogenase 2 membrane subunit SdhC — protein sequence MIYRGGVGQWAYVLHRLTGVGILLFLLMHIVDTFIVRIHPEAYTRLIRNVYAAPWFKPFEVALAAAVLYHALNGIRIVLLDFFDMPSVYHKRLWAAVLFLFVLLFLPGVYFLLRPLFS from the coding sequence ATGATCTACCGGGGCGGCGTCGGGCAATGGGCGTATGTCCTCCACCGGCTGACCGGCGTGGGAATCCTGCTCTTTCTACTCATGCACATCGTGGATACCTTCATCGTGCGGATTCACCCGGAGGCGTATACCCGCCTCATTCGTAACGTCTATGCGGCACCCTGGTTCAAGCCCTTCGAGGTCGCCCTGGCGGCGGCCGTCCTGTACCACGCCCTGAATGGGATTCGTATCGTCCTGCTCGACTTTTTCGACATGCCGAGCGTCTATCACAAGCGCCTGTGGGCGGCCGTCCTCTTCCTGTTTGTCTTGCTCTTCCTGCCTGGCGTGTATTTCCTGCTTCGGCCGCTCTTTTCATGA